A window of the Acidobacteriota bacterium genome harbors these coding sequences:
- a CDS encoding PAS domain-containing sensor histidine kinase: protein MAITNPPQPGKQSNQFTFLQLSAPPVPRPRVIPRHLYFNFERRVLWLSFLTGLPGAGVALYMLWAGDFTPKVQWTLTVFILSFWLGCAFALRERVVMPLQTLSNLLAALREGDYSIRGRAAQFDDALGDVVREVNALSTTLQTQRRGAMEASALLRTVMGEIEVAVFAFDSEHRLRLVNRAGERLLGRPAEQLLERKADELGLDDCLDGELARTLQRSFPGAASSRWGMRRSTFREDGKPHQLLVIADISRALRQEEQSAWQRLVRVLGHELNNSLAPIKSIAGSLESLLARNPRRDVWPEDMEEDLQRGLSIITSRAEALTRFMSAYAQLAKLPPPHLKPLEISPWVHQVAALETRLPVAVLPGPEITIQADRDQLEQLLINLLRNAVDAARETGGGVLVRWNRSGNALELIVEDEGPGLSNTANLFVPFFTTKPQGSGIGLALSRQIAENHGGTLTLENRAKGQGCEARLRLPF from the coding sequence ATGGCGATCACCAACCCGCCGCAACCCGGCAAGCAATCCAATCAGTTCACCTTTCTGCAACTCAGCGCACCGCCCGTGCCGCGTCCGCGCGTGATTCCACGCCATCTCTATTTCAATTTTGAACGCCGTGTGCTCTGGCTGTCCTTTCTGACCGGATTGCCGGGCGCAGGCGTCGCGCTTTATATGCTCTGGGCGGGCGATTTCACGCCGAAGGTGCAATGGACGCTGACCGTCTTCATCCTGAGTTTCTGGCTGGGCTGCGCCTTTGCGTTGCGCGAACGGGTGGTGATGCCGTTGCAGACGCTCTCGAATCTGCTGGCCGCTTTGCGTGAGGGCGACTATTCGATTCGCGGACGCGCGGCGCAATTTGACGATGCGCTGGGCGATGTGGTGCGCGAGGTCAACGCGCTGAGCACGACCTTGCAAACGCAGCGGCGCGGGGCGATGGAAGCCAGCGCGTTGTTGCGCACCGTGATGGGCGAGATCGAAGTCGCCGTCTTCGCCTTTGACAGCGAGCATCGCTTGCGGCTGGTCAATCGCGCGGGCGAACGCCTGTTGGGCCGGCCCGCTGAACAATTGCTTGAACGCAAGGCCGACGAGTTGGGCTTGGACGATTGTCTGGACGGCGAACTCGCGCGCACGTTGCAACGCAGCTTTCCCGGCGCGGCTTCCAGTCGTTGGGGCATGCGCCGCAGCACCTTTCGCGAGGACGGCAAGCCGCATCAGTTGCTAGTCATCGCTGACATCAGCCGCGCCCTGCGGCAAGAAGAGCAATCCGCCTGGCAACGGCTGGTGCGCGTGCTCGGCCACGAATTGAACAATTCGCTCGCGCCGATCAAATCCATCGCGGGCAGCCTGGAAAGCCTGCTGGCCCGCAACCCGCGCCGCGACGTCTGGCCCGAAGACATGGAAGAAGACCTGCAACGCGGGCTTTCGATCATCACCTCGCGCGCCGAAGCGTTGACGCGCTTTATGAGCGCCTATGCACAACTGGCCAAACTGCCGCCGCCCCATCTGAAGCCACTTGAAATCAGCCCCTGGGTTCACCAGGTCGCCGCGCTCGAAACGCGCTTGCCCGTCGCCGTGCTGCCCGGCCCCGAAATCACCATCCAGGCCGACCGCGATCAACTGGAACAACTGCTGATCAACCTATTGCGCAACGCGGTGGACGCGGCGCGCGAGACAGGCGGCGGTGTGCTGGTGCGCTGGAATCGCAGCGGCAACGCGCTGGAATTGATTGTCGAAGATGAAGGGCCAGGCTTGTCGAATACGGCGAACTTGTTCGTGCCCTTCTTTACCACCAAGCCGCAAGGTTCCGGCATCGGCCTCGCGCTCAGCCGCCAGATTGCCGAAAATCATGGTGGAACGTTGACGCTGGAAAATCGGGCAAAGGGGCAGGGCTGTGAGGCGCGGTTGCGGTTGCCATTCTAG
- a CDS encoding protein kinase — MGTASYMSPEQASGLEMDARSDIWSLGCVLFEMATGSLAFRGATTRDIIAAILLKEPLPVAEDAPELPTELNRIVRKALSKDCATRYQTMNELALDLKRLQKQVESAAELKRTTTPENKRAMGIVKRGIVKRQQPAVAVALLVLIALAAAAYRYRASEGKGSINSIAVLPFANTSGDANMEYLSDGLSESLINALAQLPGMKVIARGSAFKYKGKEIDLEEVARALGVQAIVTGRVARRGDELQVSAELVEAREKTQLWGEQFNRKPADLLQVQAEISQQIVERLRLRLTNTEQQQLVKSTKANPQAYESLLKGRFHRYKRTAEDLKKAIEYYTQAIAIDPNYALAYAEISAAYNLLGANSSVDPKETTPKAEAAAKHALELDERLAEAHYALAGIKRDAWDWAGAAPEYRRAIVLNPNLAVAHSGYSAYLSTQGRHEQAIAESKQARELDPIGLGFNAGIGYRLYHARQYDLAIEQLKRTLELDRNYTFAHTGLGYAYAAKGQAAEAIAEFKEAIRTGGDSTSLQCYLGYALTQAGRRREAEAILRQLETGQAYVSPAELAVLYGGLGEQAQALSALERAYAAHDIQMQYLGIEPLYGAGLRAAPRFINLLRKVGLAQ; from the coding sequence ATGGGGACGGCGTCATATATGTCGCCCGAGCAGGCCAGCGGACTTGAGATGGATGCGCGCAGCGACATCTGGAGCCTCGGCTGTGTGCTCTTTGAAATGGCCACCGGCAGTCTGGCATTCCGGGGCGCGACCACGCGCGACATCATCGCGGCGATCTTGCTGAAAGAGCCGCTACCCGTGGCTGAGGATGCGCCGGAGCTACCCACCGAATTGAACCGCATCGTGCGCAAAGCATTAAGCAAGGACTGCGCAACCCGCTACCAAACGATGAACGAACTGGCCTTGGACTTAAAGCGCCTGCAAAAACAGGTTGAGTCTGCGGCGGAATTGAAGCGCACGACGACGCCAGAAAACAAGCGCGCCATGGGCATCGTCAAACGGGGCATCGTTAAACGCCAGCAACCCGCCGTGGCCGTCGCGTTGCTTGTGCTGATTGCGCTGGCTGCCGCCGCTTATCGCTATCGTGCGTCTGAAGGTAAAGGGTCAATCAATTCCATCGCGGTTTTGCCTTTTGCCAACACCAGCGGCGACGCGAATATGGAATACCTTTCGGACGGCCTGAGCGAATCTCTCATCAATGCGCTCGCGCAACTGCCCGGCATGAAAGTCATCGCCCGTGGTTCCGCCTTCAAATACAAAGGCAAAGAAATTGACTTGGAAGAAGTGGCCCGTGCGCTAGGCGTGCAAGCCATCGTCACCGGCAGAGTGGCGCGGCGTGGCGACGAGTTGCAGGTCAGCGCTGAGTTGGTGGAGGCGCGCGAAAAGACGCAGTTATGGGGCGAGCAATTCAATCGTAAACCGGCTGACCTGCTGCAAGTGCAGGCCGAGATTTCACAGCAGATCGTTGAGCGCTTGCGGCTGCGCCTGACGAACACCGAGCAGCAACAACTCGTCAAAAGCACGAAAGCGAACCCGCAGGCGTATGAGTCACTGCTCAAGGGGCGCTTCCACCGCTATAAAAGGACGGCTGAAGATTTGAAAAAAGCTATCGAGTATTACACCCAAGCGATAGCGATTGATCCGAACTATGCCTTGGCCTATGCGGAGATCTCCGCTGCTTATAATTTACTGGGCGCGAATAGCTCGGTAGACCCGAAAGAGACGACCCCCAAAGCCGAGGCGGCGGCGAAGCATGCGCTGGAACTTGATGAGCGCCTCGCCGAGGCACACTACGCACTGGCCGGGATCAAACGCGATGCCTGGGACTGGGCGGGAGCCGCGCCTGAATACAGACGCGCTATCGTGCTGAATCCGAATTTGGCAGTAGCACACAGCGGTTACTCCGCTTATCTCAGTACCCAGGGGCGGCATGAACAGGCCATTGCTGAGAGCAAACAGGCCCGAGAGCTTGATCCCATTGGTCTCGGTTTCAATGCGGGGATTGGCTATCGGCTCTATCATGCGCGCCAGTATGACCTGGCCATTGAGCAGTTGAAGCGGACACTCGAATTGGATCGGAACTACACCTTTGCTCACACGGGGCTAGGCTATGCGTATGCGGCAAAGGGACAAGCGGCGGAAGCTATCGCCGAGTTCAAAGAGGCGATTAGGACGGGCGGAGATAGCACCAGCCTGCAATGCTATCTGGGCTATGCACTGACGCAGGCTGGGCGGCGGCGCGAAGCGGAAGCAATTCTCAGGCAGTTAGAGACGGGCCAAGCGTATGTTTCACCCGCCGAGTTGGCCGTGCTTTATGGCGGATTGGGCGAGCAAGCGCAGGCGCTGTCCGCGCTGGAGCGCGCCTACGCCGCGCATGACATACAGATGCAGTATCTGGGAATTGAACCGCTTTACGGTGCCGGCCTGCGCGCCGCCCCGCGTTTTATTAACCTGCTGCGGAAAGTCGGCTTGGCACAATAG